One region of Anoplopoma fimbria isolate UVic2021 breed Golden Eagle Sablefish chromosome 10, Afim_UVic_2022, whole genome shotgun sequence genomic DNA includes:
- the crtap gene encoding cartilage-associated protein, giving the protein MAPSTSSQLFSALVFSFFVSVVNSQYEKYSFRSFPRHELMPLESAYKYALDQYTGEKWKETVEYIEVSLRLYRLLRDSEAFCNLNCSSVRLDDEQKFAEFPELRAFGNVMKRAQCLKRCKQGLPAFRQTMPSRDTIVEFEEREPYKYLQFAYFKSDNLAKAVSAAHTFLLKHPNDEMMQRNMAYYKSLPGADEHLKDLETKSYETLFVRAVRAYNGENFRTSVSDMELSLRDFFKVYDECLAASEGPRDVKDFKDFYPSIADHYIEVLERKVRCESELTPVVGGFVVDNFVATMYHYLQFAYYKLNDLKNAVPCAASYVLFDPNDEVMKNNLAYYQFHKSRWELTEEDFIPRPEALRYYNQTTMQLQMLEFSRQRLVSDDEGEVVEFIDEFLDIEELPLLQMPAKH; this is encoded by the exons atggcacCCTCCACTTCTTCCCAACTCTTCTCGGCGCTTGTATTCTCGTTTTTCGTCTCTGTGGTGAACTCCCAGTATGAAAAATACAGTTTCAGGAGTTTCCCCAGACACGAACTGATGCCTCTGGAGTCCGCGTATAAGTACGCGCTGGACCAGTACACCGGAGAGAAGTGGAAGGAGACGGTGGAGTACATCGAGGTGTCCCTGCGGCTCTACCGGCTGCTGCGGGACAGCGAGGCCTTCTGCAACCTGAACTGCAGCTCCGTCCGGCTGGACGACGAGCAGAAGTTTGCGGAGTTTCCAGAACTGCGTGCGTTTGGGAACGTGATGAAGAGGGCGCAGTGCCTGAAGCGATGCAAACAGGGGCTGCCCGCGTTCAGGCAGACGATGCCCAGCCGGGACACCATAGTGGAGTTTGAGGAGAGAGAGCCCTACAAGTACCTGCAGTTCGCCTACTTCAAA TCAGACAACCTGGCCAAGGCGGTGTCCGCTGCCCACACCTTCCTACTGAAACACCCAAATGATGAGATGATGCAGAGGAACATGGCTTACTACAAGAGTCTGCCGGGAGCCGACGAACACCTCAAAGACCTGGAGACCAAATCCTATGAG ACACTATTTGTGCGTGCAGTACGGGCGTACAACGGGGAAAACTTCCGTACCTCGGTGTCAGACATGGAGCTGTCGCTGCGTGATTTCTTCAAGGTCTACGACGAGTGTCTGGCTGCGTCCGAGGGCCCCAGGGACGTCAAAGACTTTAAGGACTTCTACCCCTCCATAGCCG ATCACTACATAGAGGTCCTTGAAAGGAAAGTGAGGTGTGAAAGTGAACTGACACCCGTCGTAGGAGGTTTTGTGGTTGACAATTTTGTAGCCACCATGTACCACTACCTGCAGTTTGCCTATTACAAAT TGAATGACCTGAAGAACGCAGTACCATGTGCAGCCAGCTACGTGCTCTTTGACCCCAACGATGAAGTTATGAAGAATAACTTGGCCTACTACCAGTTCCACAAAAGCCGGTGGGAGCTGACGGAGGAGGACTTCATCCCCAGACCA GAGGCACTGCGGTACTACAATCAGACCACCATGCAGCTACAGATGCTGGAGTTCTCCAGACAGCGCCTGGTGAGCGACGACGAGG gggAGGTGGTGGAGTTTATAGATGAGTTCCTGGACATTGAGGAATTGCCCTTATTGCAAATGCCAGcgaaacactga